The following are encoded in a window of Castanea sativa cultivar Marrone di Chiusa Pesio chromosome 9, ASM4071231v1 genomic DNA:
- the LOC142611169 gene encoding 18.1 kDa class I heat shock protein-like yields the protein MSIIPNSVFGGRFDPFYWDPFEDFHFNSSIAVPHTPFLNETTSFVTAKIDWKETPEAYVYRVDLPGMKKDEVKVEVEHGKDLCINGKRTVEKKERTDQWHREEHSSCEFFRRFRLPENAKANKMTAILDNEVLTVTVPKEETKKHITRTIDIC from the coding sequence ATGTCGATCATTCCTAATAGCGTCTTTGGTGGTCGATTTGATCCATTTTATTGGGACCCATTCGAGGACTTTCATTTCAATTCCAGTATCGCTGTGCCCCATACTCCTTTCCTCAATGAAACAACGTCCTTCGTCACCGCTAAGATAGATTGGAAGGAGACCCCAGAAGCATACGTGTACAGAGTGGATCTTCCTGGAATGAAGAAAGATGAAGTGAAGGTGGAAGTGGAGCACGGTAAGGACCTCTGCATTAACGGCAAAAGGACGGTAGAGAAAAAGGAGAGGACCGACCAGTGGCACCGTGAGGAGCACAGCAGCTGCGAATTCTTTAGGCGTTTCAGGCTGCCTGAAAATGCCAAGGCGAATAAGATGACAGCAATTTTAGATAATGAAGTGCTTACTGTTACAGTTCCTAAGGAGGAGACCAAGAAGCATATTACCAGAACAATTGATATTTGTTAA
- the LOC142611019 gene encoding copper transporter 6-like: protein METSSHNDFKPYNAATRAAHSHHQGIMTFFWGHNSEILFPGWPGNDSCMYALALVFVFVLAVLVEWLSYGNLVKPETNNVAAGLMKTAIYTLRSGLAYMVMLAVMSFNGGVFLVAVAGHAVGYVIFGSRAFKKSRGSSGPGSDRRAGAQTNLPSTKC, encoded by the coding sequence ATGGAAACCTCGTCGCATAACGATTTCAAACCTTACAATGCTGCCACTCGCGCTGCTCACTCGCACCACCAAGGTATCATGACCTTCTTCTGGGGCCACAATTCCGAGATCCTTTTTCCGGGTTGGCCTGGAAATGACTCTTGTATGTACGCTTTAGCCTTGGTTTTTGTCTTTGTTCTAGCTGTGCTCGTTGAGTGGCTCTCCTATGGCAACCTTGTAAAGCCTGAGACAAACAACGTCGCAGCAGGGCTGATGAAAACGGCAATCTATACGCTGCGTTCTGGGCTGGCTTACATGGTGATGCTCGCCGTGATGTCGTTTAACGGCGGCGTTTTTCTTGTCGCCGTCGCTGGACACGCCGTGGGGTATGTGATTTTCGGGAGTCGGGCTTTTAAGAAGTCCCGTGGGTCCTCTGGACCGGGTTCTGACAGGCGGGCCGGCGCCCAAACCAATCTTCCTTCAACGAAATGCTGA